Proteins encoded in a region of the Dryobates pubescens isolate bDryPub1 chromosome 14, bDryPub1.pri, whole genome shotgun sequence genome:
- the CCN4 gene encoding CCN family member 4 isoform X1, producing the protein MRWLLPWILATSSILQATAQSSTTMTPTTPATTEAYTRTQYCKWPCECPKSPPRCSVGVSLVTDGCECCKTCAKQRGESCTEADTCDFHRGLYCDYSGDRPRYEIGVCAQIVGVGCVLNGVRYNNGDTFQPNCKYNCTCINGAVGCIPMCTNSRPPLVWCPNPKLIKMAGKCCEQWICDDSKKIRKTSPRHISSAAYEGEDEAWQKNCIVHTSSWSPCSKTCGLGISTRISNDNDQCRLLKESRLCNMRPCEVDITKHIKPGKKCLAVYRANEPMNYTISGCVSKSPYRPKYCGVCTDNRCCTPYKSKTIEVRFQCPDGTEFSWKIMWINACFCNLNCKNPNDIFADLAHYHDYSEIAN; encoded by the exons GCCACTGCCCAGAGCTCCACCACCATGacccccaccacccctgccACAACAGAGGCCTACACGCGGACTCAGTACTGTAAGTGGCCATGCGAGTGTCCGAAGTCCCCACCTCGGTGCTCGGTGGGTGTCAGCCTGGTCACAGATGGCTGCGAGTGCTGCAAGACCTGTGCCAAGCAGCGTGGAGAAAGTTGCACTGAGGCTGACACCTGTGATTTCCACAGGGGCTTGTACTGTGACTACAGCGGAGACAGACCTAGGTACGAAATAGGAGTATGTGCAC agaTTGTTGGTGTAGGATGTGTCCTCAATGGAGTCAGGTATAACAATGGGGACACGTTTCAGCCCAACTGCAAATACAACTGCACATGCATTAATGGGGCTGTGGGCTGTATTCCCATGTGCACAAACTCACGTCCTCCCCTTGTATGGTGCCCAAACCCAAAGTTGATTAAGATGGCAGGGAAGTGCTGCGAGCAGTGGATTTGTGATGActccaagaaaatcaggaagACATCTCCACGCCACATCTCCTCTGCAG CGTACGAGGGAGAGGATGAAGCCTGGCAGAAGAACTGCATTGTTCACACCTCATCCTGGAGTCCCTGCTCAAAGACCTGTGGGCTAGGGATCTCCACCAGGATTTCCAATGACAACGACCAGTGCCGGCTCCTAAAGGAAAGCCGGCTGTGCAACATGCGGCCCTGTGAGGTGGATATAACCAAGCACATTAAG CCTGGGAAGAAGTGCTTGGCTGTCTATAGGGCCAATGAACCAATGAACTACACCATCTCAGGATGTGTGAGCAAAAGTCCTTACAGACCTAAATACTGTGGTGTCTGCACAGACAACAGGTGCTGCACACCATACAAGTCCAAGACTATTGAAGTGAGATTTCAGTGCCCAGATGGAACTGAGTTTTCCTGGAAAATCATGTGGATCAATGCTTGTTTTTGCAACCTGAACTGCAAGAACCCCAATGACATCTTTGCCGACTTGGCTCATTACCATGATTACTCTGAAATCGCTAATTAG
- the CCN4 gene encoding CCN family member 4 isoform X2: MAASAARPVPSSVEKVALRLTPVISTGACTVTTAETDLEIVGVGCVLNGVRYNNGDTFQPNCKYNCTCINGAVGCIPMCTNSRPPLVWCPNPKLIKMAGKCCEQWICDDSKKIRKTSPRHISSAAYEGEDEAWQKNCIVHTSSWSPCSKTCGLGISTRISNDNDQCRLLKESRLCNMRPCEVDITKHIKPGKKCLAVYRANEPMNYTISGCVSKSPYRPKYCGVCTDNRCCTPYKSKTIEVRFQCPDGTEFSWKIMWINACFCNLNCKNPNDIFADLAHYHDYSEIAN, encoded by the exons ATGGCTGCGAGTGCTGCAAGACCTGTGCCAAGCAGCGTGGAGAAAGTTGCACTGAGGCTGACACCTGTGATTTCCACAGGGGCTTGTACTGTGACTACAGCGGAGACAGACCTAG agaTTGTTGGTGTAGGATGTGTCCTCAATGGAGTCAGGTATAACAATGGGGACACGTTTCAGCCCAACTGCAAATACAACTGCACATGCATTAATGGGGCTGTGGGCTGTATTCCCATGTGCACAAACTCACGTCCTCCCCTTGTATGGTGCCCAAACCCAAAGTTGATTAAGATGGCAGGGAAGTGCTGCGAGCAGTGGATTTGTGATGActccaagaaaatcaggaagACATCTCCACGCCACATCTCCTCTGCAG CGTACGAGGGAGAGGATGAAGCCTGGCAGAAGAACTGCATTGTTCACACCTCATCCTGGAGTCCCTGCTCAAAGACCTGTGGGCTAGGGATCTCCACCAGGATTTCCAATGACAACGACCAGTGCCGGCTCCTAAAGGAAAGCCGGCTGTGCAACATGCGGCCCTGTGAGGTGGATATAACCAAGCACATTAAG CCTGGGAAGAAGTGCTTGGCTGTCTATAGGGCCAATGAACCAATGAACTACACCATCTCAGGATGTGTGAGCAAAAGTCCTTACAGACCTAAATACTGTGGTGTCTGCACAGACAACAGGTGCTGCACACCATACAAGTCCAAGACTATTGAAGTGAGATTTCAGTGCCCAGATGGAACTGAGTTTTCCTGGAAAATCATGTGGATCAATGCTTGTTTTTGCAACCTGAACTGCAAGAACCCCAATGACATCTTTGCCGACTTGGCTCATTACCATGATTACTCTGAAATCGCTAATTAG